In Tessaracoccus flavus, the following are encoded in one genomic region:
- a CDS encoding PASTA domain-containing protein, whose protein sequence is MVTIPGVRLLSTDDAVKKLEDLDLVVTVERNTDFPIPLNIASGTDPAEGSEVPVGSEVTLYVA, encoded by the coding sequence ATGGTGACCATTCCGGGCGTGCGCCTGCTGTCCACCGACGATGCCGTCAAGAAGCTTGAGGACCTCGATCTGGTGGTCACGGTCGAGCGGAACACGGACTTCCCGATCCCGCTCAACATCGCCTCCGGAACTGACCCCGCCGAAGGCAGCGAGGTGCCTGTGGGCTCCGAGGTGACGCTGTACGTCGCGTGA
- a CDS encoding thiamine phosphate synthase, with the protein MTALVGIKTRLRLARLAIVVPPEHSGPESADFAAHGADLLIFTRGDRSVDDAAAAISVARKRLFGLQTVVGTDDSEVAEASLADVLYLRRPGWRPFGYKRPHEHALIGRSIDRAAEADRIDGDPFDFGFIGPAIDGGAVGHEVAELARLYPATALPAGPLWFAAGGITPDNVGQVIAAGARRVVVSTAVFSGSDAFATTRAIADQLAEAWDGDPGARSYGEDAYDSDGPNFPTATLRPRPVD; encoded by the coding sequence ATGACTGCACTCGTCGGTATCAAGACCCGCCTGCGTCTCGCCAGGCTCGCGATCGTCGTCCCGCCCGAGCATTCCGGGCCGGAATCAGCGGATTTCGCCGCCCACGGCGCCGACCTGCTCATCTTCACCAGGGGCGACCGTTCCGTCGACGACGCCGCCGCAGCCATCAGCGTGGCGCGCAAGAGACTGTTCGGCCTGCAGACGGTGGTCGGCACCGACGACTCCGAGGTGGCCGAGGCCAGCCTGGCCGACGTGCTCTATCTGCGCCGTCCTGGCTGGCGCCCGTTCGGCTACAAGCGGCCCCACGAGCACGCCCTCATCGGCCGCTCCATCGACCGTGCTGCAGAGGCCGACAGGATCGACGGAGACCCCTTCGACTTCGGCTTCATCGGCCCTGCGATCGATGGTGGGGCGGTGGGCCACGAGGTGGCTGAGCTGGCGCGGCTGTACCCGGCCACGGCGCTCCCGGCGGGTCCGCTCTGGTTCGCCGCGGGCGGCATCACGCCGGACAACGTCGGCCAAGTGATTGCCGCCGGTGCACGTCGCGTCGTTGTCTCAACCGCCGTCTTCTCCGGATCCGATGCCTTCGCCACGACGCGCGCCATCGCCGATCAGCTGGCCGAGGCCTGGGACGGCGATCCCGGGGCTCGCTCCTATGGAGAGGACGCCTACGACAGCGACGGCCCTAACTTCCCCACGGCAACGCTGCGCCCACGACCGGTGGACTAG
- a CDS encoding N,N-dimethylformamidase beta subunit family domain-containing protein: MVRWALLLLAACLAWGGASAPDAHATPGPDDWRVLVEEQATDSALSGFHGAESVLAGDTVALRVHSPGQPVAIDVYRIGHYGGTGGRLVAQIPSQAGTDQPPCTVEADYMVDCSAWSVTHSIDTAGWQPGVYFFNLRHPSGLRKTVPVILRSASHAGTVTIMSGTATHQAYNPTGGSSLYQGVDGDGRISWDHRSRRVTFNRPFASQGTGRVQKILNYEVGLIHHLDSLGVPLSYTTNFALHRDGAGQYAGSPAMVFLGHDEYWSVEMRTAVEKLRDSGTNLLFLGGNTAYWRIRWNDDGTVITSYKDAAEDPVQNSRDTTTLWRSPPAAAPEASLLGGQYVCASPSYVAAPLVVTDPGFWGFAGLGVRAGSQFPGLVGHEIDQVAAASPSTTSVVASSPLQCKNMMGRSDLTYYTAPSGAGVVNVATFGFAWAVSPWIDVAPAESRAFARGFLRNLVVEAAKGPLALRFPSTPDLEKRPELVYVTPGEHLVNGRRWRTVCEAYSQTERCRTEIWATTVRPSGTGFIRSTGWVFNNLTYKPLPRSVWQGNPLARTGTWVSAEGRQWRSECDTPATGRNACRNYLRADVVGPRRDGTAGYEWQRQVWLFNSLVLFR; this comes from the coding sequence ATGGTGCGCTGGGCACTGCTGCTGTTGGCTGCTTGTCTCGCCTGGGGCGGTGCCTCGGCACCGGACGCGCACGCTACGCCTGGCCCAGACGATTGGCGGGTCCTCGTGGAGGAACAGGCCACCGACTCGGCCCTGAGCGGTTTCCACGGCGCCGAGAGCGTCCTCGCCGGTGACACGGTTGCCTTGCGGGTCCACAGCCCCGGGCAGCCGGTGGCCATCGATGTGTACCGCATCGGCCACTACGGCGGCACGGGCGGGCGGCTCGTCGCCCAGATCCCCTCCCAGGCAGGCACCGACCAGCCGCCCTGCACCGTCGAGGCGGACTACATGGTGGACTGCTCTGCCTGGTCCGTCACCCACTCGATCGACACCGCGGGCTGGCAGCCGGGCGTGTACTTCTTCAACCTGCGTCACCCGTCAGGACTCCGCAAGACAGTTCCGGTGATCCTGCGCTCGGCCAGCCACGCAGGCACGGTCACGATCATGTCCGGCACCGCCACCCATCAGGCCTACAACCCCACGGGCGGCTCCAGCCTCTACCAGGGGGTCGACGGAGACGGCCGGATCTCGTGGGACCACCGTTCACGGCGCGTGACGTTCAACCGGCCGTTCGCCTCCCAGGGCACTGGACGGGTCCAGAAGATCCTGAACTACGAGGTGGGCCTGATCCACCATCTCGACTCCCTGGGCGTCCCGCTGTCCTACACCACCAACTTCGCGCTGCACCGGGACGGCGCCGGGCAGTATGCGGGCTCCCCCGCGATGGTGTTCCTCGGCCACGACGAGTACTGGAGCGTCGAGATGCGCACCGCAGTCGAAAAGCTCCGCGACAGCGGCACGAACCTGCTGTTCCTGGGTGGCAACACCGCCTACTGGCGCATCAGGTGGAACGACGACGGCACGGTCATCACAAGCTACAAGGACGCAGCCGAGGACCCCGTCCAGAACTCCCGGGACACGACGACGCTCTGGCGCTCGCCGCCCGCAGCCGCCCCCGAGGCCTCGCTCCTGGGCGGGCAGTACGTCTGCGCCAGCCCATCGTACGTAGCCGCCCCCCTGGTGGTCACCGACCCCGGCTTCTGGGGGTTCGCTGGCCTGGGGGTCCGGGCGGGGTCGCAGTTCCCGGGCCTCGTGGGACACGAGATCGACCAGGTCGCAGCAGCCTCCCCGTCGACGACCAGCGTCGTCGCGAGCAGCCCGCTGCAATGCAAGAACATGATGGGACGCTCGGACCTGACCTACTACACCGCCCCCTCGGGTGCGGGGGTGGTCAACGTGGCCACGTTCGGGTTCGCCTGGGCCGTGTCGCCGTGGATCGACGTGGCACCGGCGGAGTCCCGCGCCTTTGCGCGAGGGTTCCTGCGCAACCTCGTCGTCGAGGCGGCCAAGGGCCCGCTGGCGCTCCGCTTCCCCAGCACGCCCGACCTCGAGAAACGTCCGGAACTCGTCTACGTCACCCCGGGCGAACACCTCGTCAACGGGCGGCGCTGGCGAACCGTCTGCGAGGCGTACTCGCAGACGGAGCGCTGCCGCACGGAGATCTGGGCCACCACTGTCCGGCCTAGCGGGACCGGCTTTATCCGCAGCACCGGATGGGTCTTCAACAACCTCACCTACAAGCCCCTGCCCCGCTCGGTGTGGCAGGGCAACCCACTGGCCAGGACCGGCACGTGGGTCAGCGCTGAGGGCCGTCAGTGGCGAAGCGAGTGCGACACCCCGGCGACTGGGCGGAACGCCTGCCGCAACTACCTGCGCGCCGACGTCGTCGGGCCGCGCCGGGACGGCACAGCCGGCTACGAGTGGCAGCGGCAGGTCTGGCTGTTCAACTCGCTGGTGCTCTTCCGCTGA
- a CDS encoding polyprenyl synthetase family protein — MSAISETLDTFLTDQEALLDDVGALPMLEVAREATAGGKRLRPAYCYWSYVAAAGEPADDAALLAVASSLDLLHVSALVHDDLIDDSDTRRGVPAAHKRFEELHERQAGRGSREDFGRSSAILLGDLLLMWSIELADASGHPGLDLARPLLSVMRTEVTAGQFLDVAAQYRVAPATSYADELTVARRVLEYKSARYSIRRPAQIGAALAAADAAVQDALGEFGSVIGRAFQLRDDVLGVFGDPAVTGKPYGGDIREGKRTVLVLTALDDANQAQAAELSDLLGRHDLTDAEVDRAAAIIDESGARRHVESIIERSTDQALRVLEEASLTSEGRTALTELALRSVRRAH, encoded by the coding sequence ATGTCAGCGATCAGCGAAACCCTCGACACGTTCCTGACCGACCAGGAGGCGTTGCTCGACGACGTGGGTGCGCTGCCGATGCTGGAGGTAGCGCGCGAGGCAACCGCCGGGGGCAAGCGTCTTCGCCCGGCCTACTGCTACTGGTCCTACGTCGCCGCCGCCGGCGAACCCGCCGACGACGCCGCCCTGCTGGCCGTCGCGTCGTCGCTGGACCTCCTGCACGTCAGTGCGCTGGTCCACGACGACCTCATCGACGACTCGGACACCCGCCGCGGCGTCCCCGCGGCGCACAAGCGGTTCGAGGAGCTTCACGAGCGTCAGGCCGGTCGTGGTTCGCGGGAGGACTTCGGCCGGTCGTCGGCGATCCTGCTCGGGGACCTGCTGCTGATGTGGAGCATCGAGCTGGCCGACGCGTCCGGCCATCCGGGCCTCGACCTCGCCCGGCCCCTGCTGAGCGTCATGCGCACCGAGGTCACGGCGGGCCAGTTCCTCGACGTCGCGGCCCAGTACCGGGTGGCGCCCGCCACCAGCTACGCCGACGAGTTGACCGTTGCCCGCCGCGTGCTCGAATACAAGTCGGCCCGCTACTCGATCCGACGGCCCGCGCAGATCGGAGCGGCCCTGGCTGCGGCCGACGCGGCGGTGCAGGACGCGCTGGGCGAGTTCGGCTCCGTGATCGGCCGAGCGTTCCAGCTTCGCGACGACGTCCTCGGGGTGTTCGGCGATCCCGCCGTGACCGGCAAGCCGTACGGCGGGGACATCCGCGAGGGCAAACGCACCGTCCTGGTTCTGACGGCGCTCGACGACGCCAACCAGGCCCAGGCGGCCGAGTTGTCGGATCTGCTCGGCCGCCACGACCTCACCGACGCCGAGGTAGACCGGGCCGCCGCCATCATCGACGAGTCCGGTGCCCGGCGGCACGTCGAGAGCATCATCGAGCGCAGCACCGATCAGGCGCTGCGCGTGCTCGAGGAGGCCTCGCTGACCTCGGAGGGCCGCACCGCACTGACCGAACTGGCGCTCAGGAGCGTACGGCGTGCTCACTGA
- a CDS encoding HelD family protein encodes MSTSRADLEREIALEQAHVDKVYANLNTATANAKSMARQGREIFLSDRTNFLREEDSTALFERDAFAYQAARRLAVLDSEHEGLVFGRIDLSPDETRYIGRIGVRDKEYEPLVIDWRAPAAEPFYRATQAEPMGVVRRRVLRCRDDRVVGIEDDLLDGSAETSLPIFGEGALMAALTRARGRTMRDIVATIQAEQDEAIRAPYQGVTIISGGPGTGKTVVALHRAAYLLYTNRARLEKGGVLVVGPSNVFMNYIERVLPSLGEDSVTLKAIGSAANDVLGFASERVDDAASATVKGSLSMLDVLRRLVRLPLIDHPEALRVRVTVKGEVLGLGEAELNRIRDHVLASTKLNRGRAMAFDAVVQALLRKFPDDVSIEPAELEERVREHPSLLMFMNAWWPTLSATRVLARLADPAVVAKVGDRLTADERTALARSYAWVAGSDEGAEIVRGWSVADIALLDELVDILGQAPDEAEEIDLFLEGGDVAEVLTTADLLRQERAREPDEDPVTTYAHILVDEGQDVTPMQWRMLRRRGPQSSWTIVGDPAQSSYPRQDETAAAMADLVGRGQSRTFTLSTNYRSPSEVFELAAKVITQVFPDADLPRAVRSTGVEPHLDATSSADLHGALREHLIDLAGQVNGTIGVVCPPSMLKDVQLFVMEDDRLRAFEDRLIVVTPLQAKGLEYDGVLVLAPDRIVEEVPGRERVLYVALTRATQRMTILDVDTSTWRAPLD; translated from the coding sequence TTGAGTACATCGCGCGCTGATTTGGAACGCGAGATCGCGCTGGAGCAGGCCCACGTGGACAAGGTCTACGCCAACCTGAACACCGCCACCGCCAACGCCAAGTCCATGGCCCGGCAGGGTCGCGAGATCTTCCTTTCCGACCGCACGAACTTCCTCCGCGAGGAGGACAGCACCGCCCTCTTCGAGCGCGACGCCTTCGCCTACCAGGCCGCCCGCCGGCTGGCGGTGCTCGACTCGGAGCATGAGGGGCTGGTGTTCGGCCGCATCGATCTCAGCCCGGACGAGACCCGATACATCGGCCGGATCGGGGTGCGCGACAAGGAGTACGAGCCCCTGGTCATCGACTGGCGCGCGCCGGCGGCCGAGCCGTTCTACCGCGCCACGCAGGCCGAGCCCATGGGCGTCGTCCGGCGCCGGGTGCTGCGGTGCCGCGACGACCGGGTGGTCGGCATCGAGGACGACCTCCTCGACGGCTCCGCCGAGACGTCCCTGCCGATCTTCGGCGAGGGCGCCCTCATGGCGGCGCTCACGAGGGCGCGCGGCCGGACCATGCGCGACATCGTCGCCACCATCCAGGCCGAGCAGGACGAAGCGATCCGCGCGCCCTACCAGGGCGTCACGATCATCTCGGGCGGCCCCGGCACCGGCAAGACCGTCGTCGCCCTCCACCGCGCCGCCTACCTGCTCTACACCAACCGGGCACGGCTGGAGAAGGGCGGGGTGCTCGTCGTCGGCCCGTCCAACGTGTTCATGAACTACATCGAGCGCGTCCTGCCCAGCCTCGGTGAGGACTCGGTGACGCTCAAGGCCATCGGTTCGGCCGCCAACGACGTGCTGGGATTCGCCAGCGAACGGGTGGACGACGCGGCGTCGGCGACCGTGAAGGGCAGCCTGTCGATGCTCGATGTGCTGCGCCGGCTGGTGCGGCTGCCGCTCATCGACCATCCCGAGGCGCTGCGCGTCCGCGTGACGGTCAAGGGTGAGGTTCTCGGACTCGGGGAGGCCGAGCTCAACCGGATCCGCGACCACGTGCTGGCGTCGACCAAGCTCAACCGCGGCCGCGCGATGGCGTTCGACGCGGTGGTGCAGGCGCTGCTCCGCAAGTTCCCCGACGACGTGTCGATCGAGCCCGCCGAGCTGGAGGAGCGGGTCCGCGAGCACCCGAGCCTGCTGATGTTCATGAACGCCTGGTGGCCCACGCTGAGCGCGACCCGCGTGCTCGCCCGGCTGGCCGACCCGGCCGTCGTGGCGAAGGTCGGCGACCGGCTCACCGCTGATGAACGGACCGCGCTGGCCAGGTCGTACGCCTGGGTCGCCGGCTCGGACGAGGGCGCCGAGATCGTCCGCGGCTGGTCGGTGGCCGATATCGCGCTGCTCGACGAACTGGTGGACATCCTGGGCCAGGCTCCGGATGAGGCCGAGGAGATCGACCTGTTCCTCGAGGGCGGCGACGTCGCGGAGGTGCTGACCACAGCTGACCTCCTCCGGCAGGAGCGCGCCCGCGAGCCCGACGAGGATCCGGTGACCACGTACGCGCACATCCTGGTCGACGAGGGGCAGGATGTGACGCCCATGCAGTGGCGGATGCTGCGCCGTCGGGGGCCGCAGTCGTCCTGGACCATCGTGGGCGACCCTGCCCAGAGCTCCTATCCCCGCCAGGATGAGACGGCGGCGGCCATGGCTGACCTCGTCGGCCGCGGCCAGAGCCGCACCTTCACCCTCAGCACGAACTACCGCTCCCCCAGCGAGGTGTTCGAACTGGCGGCGAAGGTCATCACCCAGGTCTTCCCCGACGCCGACCTGCCACGGGCGGTGCGTTCCACCGGCGTGGAACCGCACCTCGATGCCACCTCGTCCGCCGATCTGCACGGCGCGTTGCGCGAGCACCTGATCGATCTCGCCGGCCAGGTCAACGGGACCATCGGCGTCGTGTGTCCGCCGTCGATGCTCAAGGACGTCCAACTGTTCGTCATGGAGGATGACCGGCTGCGTGCCTTCGAGGACCGGCTCATTGTTGTCACCCCGCTCCAGGCCAAGGGGCTGGAGTACGACGGGGTGCTGGTGCTCGCTCCCGACCGCATCGTGGAGGAGGTCCCAGGACGCGAGCGCGTGCTCTACGTCGCCCTGACCCGCGCCACGCAGCGGATGACGATCCTCGACGTCGACACGAGCACCTGGCGCGCCCCCCTCGACTGA
- a CDS encoding HAD-IC family P-type ATPase, which yields MLTDLRGLTSAEVAERVAAGHVNTLPARSGRTTLEIVRANVVTRVNGILFVLFVFVMITGHIEQGIFGLLIIANSSIGIIQELRAKRTLDNLAVVGEAHPIVIRDGTHHRITRDDVVLDDLIEVTPGDQIVVDGSVVAADYLEVDESLLTGEADPVAKGPGDQVLSGAFVVAGNGVYRAEKIGAEAYAAQITAQAAKFTLVSSELRQGINRILKVVSYLLVPVAVLTIAVQFNQPDTPWREAVLRMTAALVPMVPEGLVLLTSMAFALGVVRLGRRQCLVQELPAIEGLARVSVVCADKTGTLTQHAMTVGEVVDLTDGEVPLREVLSQLVASDPSPNASMLAIAGAIPPAATRWKAVARAPFTSARKWSGISFAGEGNWVIGAPDVLGDAALARRAEAIGVTGHRVLLLASSDTRVDAPEAPGTLRPAALIVLDQLVRPDAAETLAFFRHQRVDIKVISGDNAASVGAVTRSLGVTTKAPVDARRLPPPGDAFADTVNDSDVFGRVTPEQKRQMVTALQSRGHTVAMTGDGVNDVLALKDADLGVAMGSGAPATRAVAQIVLLDDKFASLPYVLAEGRRVIGNVERVAKLFLTKTIYAVTLALVIGLLGLPMPFLPLQMTVVGWFTIGIPAFLLSLAPNRERARPGFVSRTLAVAVPAGLIVAGVSIVTYLLTRGFGDVSDLVQEQASTATLTALIMTATWVLATVARPYLWWRVGLVAFAYSFYFTVFATPAFREFLSLDISDAGSMRTGIIAGVVGMALVEAAWWVTAAVRRERPRLWGMPAPLEAVSH from the coding sequence GTGCTCACTGACCTCCGCGGGCTCACCTCCGCGGAGGTCGCCGAGCGCGTCGCCGCCGGCCACGTCAACACCCTGCCCGCCCGGTCCGGGCGCACCACCCTGGAGATCGTCCGCGCCAACGTGGTGACGCGCGTCAACGGCATCCTGTTCGTGCTGTTCGTGTTCGTCATGATCACCGGCCACATCGAGCAGGGCATCTTCGGCCTCCTCATCATCGCCAACTCCAGCATCGGGATCATCCAGGAGCTGCGCGCCAAGCGGACCCTCGACAACCTGGCCGTCGTGGGCGAGGCCCACCCCATCGTCATCCGTGACGGCACCCACCACCGCATCACCCGCGACGATGTGGTGCTCGACGACCTCATCGAAGTGACGCCGGGCGACCAGATCGTCGTCGACGGGTCCGTCGTCGCGGCCGACTACCTGGAGGTCGACGAGTCCCTCCTCACGGGCGAGGCTGACCCTGTGGCCAAGGGCCCGGGTGACCAGGTCCTGTCAGGGGCGTTCGTCGTCGCCGGCAACGGCGTCTACCGCGCTGAGAAGATCGGGGCGGAGGCCTACGCGGCGCAGATCACCGCCCAGGCGGCGAAGTTCACCCTCGTGTCCTCCGAGCTCCGGCAGGGCATCAACCGGATCCTCAAGGTGGTGTCGTATCTACTGGTGCCCGTGGCGGTCCTCACCATCGCGGTGCAGTTCAACCAGCCCGACACCCCGTGGCGCGAGGCGGTGCTGAGGATGACCGCCGCGCTGGTGCCCATGGTGCCGGAGGGATTGGTGCTGCTCACCTCCATGGCGTTCGCGCTCGGCGTGGTGCGGTTGGGGCGGCGCCAGTGCCTGGTACAGGAGCTGCCGGCCATCGAGGGACTGGCGCGGGTGAGCGTCGTGTGCGCCGACAAGACCGGCACCCTCACCCAGCACGCCATGACCGTAGGCGAGGTCGTCGATCTGACCGACGGCGAGGTTCCGCTGCGGGAGGTCCTGTCCCAACTGGTGGCATCCGATCCCTCCCCCAACGCCTCGATGCTGGCGATCGCTGGCGCCATCCCGCCCGCAGCAACGCGCTGGAAGGCAGTCGCGCGGGCACCGTTCACGTCGGCCAGGAAATGGTCCGGGATCAGCTTCGCCGGCGAAGGCAACTGGGTCATCGGGGCGCCGGACGTCCTGGGCGACGCGGCCCTGGCTCGACGCGCCGAGGCGATCGGCGTGACCGGGCATCGGGTGCTGCTGCTGGCCTCCTCCGACACCCGGGTCGACGCCCCCGAGGCACCGGGGACCCTTAGGCCGGCGGCCCTCATCGTGCTCGACCAACTGGTCCGGCCCGACGCCGCCGAGACGCTGGCGTTCTTCCGCCACCAACGCGTCGACATCAAGGTCATCTCCGGCGACAACGCCGCCTCGGTCGGCGCCGTCACGCGGTCGCTCGGCGTCACCACCAAGGCCCCGGTCGACGCCCGGCGCCTACCGCCCCCCGGAGACGCGTTCGCCGACACCGTCAACGACTCCGACGTCTTCGGCCGGGTGACGCCCGAGCAGAAGCGCCAGATGGTGACGGCCCTGCAGAGCCGCGGCCACACGGTGGCGATGACCGGCGACGGCGTCAACGACGTGCTCGCCCTCAAGGACGCCGACCTCGGCGTCGCGATGGGCTCGGGTGCTCCCGCCACCCGGGCCGTCGCGCAGATCGTCCTCCTGGACGACAAGTTCGCAAGCCTCCCGTACGTGCTGGCTGAGGGGCGCCGCGTCATCGGAAACGTGGAGCGCGTCGCCAAGCTGTTCCTCACCAAGACCATCTACGCGGTGACGCTCGCGTTGGTGATCGGGCTGCTGGGGCTGCCCATGCCGTTCCTGCCGCTGCAGATGACGGTGGTGGGCTGGTTCACGATCGGGATCCCCGCGTTCCTGCTGAGCCTGGCCCCCAACCGGGAGCGGGCGCGCCCGGGGTTCGTCTCGCGGACCCTCGCGGTCGCGGTGCCGGCCGGTCTCATCGTGGCGGGGGTGTCGATCGTGACCTACCTCCTGACCCGGGGCTTCGGGGACGTCTCAGACCTGGTGCAGGAGCAGGCGTCGACCGCCACGCTGACGGCGCTGATCATGACGGCGACGTGGGTCTTGGCCACCGTCGCGCGGCCGTACCTCTGGTGGCGGGTGGGGCTCGTCGCCTTCGCCTACAGCTTCTACTTCACGGTCTTCGCCACGCCGGCGTTCCGCGAGTTCCTCTCGCTCGACATCTCAGACGCGGGCAGCATGCGCACGGGCATCATCGCCGGTGTGGTGGGCATGGCCCTGGTCGAGGCCGCCTGGTGGGTCACCGCCGCCGTGCGCAGGGAACGCCCCCGGTTGTGGGGGATGCCAGCTCCCCTGGAGGCCGTGTCCCACTAG
- a CDS encoding DsbA family protein, which yields MTDAQPIDQPDDTAPAETFSGAPDQSPKDPTMVYKAVIVGLVLVVVVLGGLLAMRPGTPAAVPAPAATSTPPATPAPDQPAPQPSIDPQQVAEMERFMVEDLPRRIEGDPLAMGNIDAPVVLTEWADYRCPFCSVWAEDVLPGLQRYIDDGTLRVEFRDLAIFGDESIRAATAARAAGEQGQFFEFSHELFSALPNEGHPDIPDELVYGIVADLGLDRATFEADWADPAHQEAVLADSAEANGFGVTSTPSFVIGSQFVSGAQPLSTFEQIIEEQLALHG from the coding sequence ATGACCGACGCGCAGCCCATCGACCAGCCGGACGACACCGCCCCCGCCGAAACCTTCAGCGGTGCGCCGGATCAGTCGCCCAAGGACCCCACCATGGTCTACAAGGCGGTGATCGTCGGTCTCGTCCTCGTCGTCGTCGTGCTCGGCGGGCTGCTGGCGATGCGGCCAGGAACTCCCGCAGCGGTGCCCGCTCCTGCGGCCACCTCGACGCCGCCGGCCACACCGGCGCCGGACCAGCCGGCTCCCCAGCCCTCCATCGACCCGCAGCAGGTGGCGGAGATGGAGCGCTTCATGGTGGAAGACCTGCCGAGGCGGATCGAGGGCGATCCCCTCGCGATGGGCAACATCGATGCGCCTGTGGTGCTGACCGAGTGGGCCGACTACCGGTGCCCCTTCTGCTCGGTGTGGGCCGAGGATGTGCTCCCGGGCCTCCAGCGCTACATCGACGACGGGACGCTACGGGTGGAGTTCCGCGACCTGGCCATCTTCGGTGACGAATCGATCAGGGCCGCTACCGCTGCGCGCGCCGCGGGCGAGCAGGGGCAGTTCTTCGAGTTTTCGCACGAGTTGTTCAGCGCGCTGCCCAACGAGGGCCACCCCGACATTCCCGACGAGCTCGTGTACGGCATCGTCGCCGACCTCGGCCTGGACCGGGCCACGTTCGAAGCAGACTGGGCCGACCCCGCCCATCAGGAGGCGGTGCTGGCCGACAGCGCCGAGGCCAACGGGTTCGGCGTCACGTCCACGCCGTCGTTCGTGATCGGCAGCCAGTTCGTCTCGGGTGCCCAGCCGCTGTCGACGTTCGAGCAGATCATCGAAGAGCAGCTCGCCCTCCACGGCTGA
- a CDS encoding methylenetetrahydrofolate reductase — protein MPTPPPTPGSVRELLDAATGPLFSFEFFPPRTDDEEPVLWAAVEALAPLDPDFVSVTYGATGSRRDRTIHATRRIASSGGPLTVGHLTCVAQSKAEIAEALAAYRDVGVTNILAIRGDMPGGGDWVRHPDGLANATELVSFIKEQGDFCVGVAAFANPHETTLDPELDAQILAAKVEAGAEFAITQLFFEAERYAELVARMRAMDCEVPIIPGIMPLTVITQIERFAALSGCPLPERFVGELRALGSKEEVRAHGLAEAVRLCRELLDAGAPGLQFFTQNRSKATREVLAALKGRV, from the coding sequence ATGCCCACCCCTCCACCGACCCCCGGCAGCGTGCGAGAACTCCTCGACGCCGCCACCGGACCACTGTTCTCATTCGAGTTCTTCCCTCCCCGGACGGACGACGAGGAGCCGGTGCTGTGGGCCGCCGTCGAGGCGCTTGCGCCGCTGGATCCCGACTTCGTGTCGGTCACCTACGGTGCGACCGGGTCGAGGCGCGACCGGACCATCCACGCGACACGGCGGATCGCGTCGTCGGGCGGCCCCCTGACCGTGGGGCACCTCACCTGCGTCGCACAGTCGAAGGCCGAGATCGCCGAGGCGTTGGCCGCCTATCGGGACGTGGGAGTGACGAACATCCTGGCCATCAGAGGCGACATGCCGGGCGGAGGGGACTGGGTCCGGCATCCTGACGGGCTCGCCAACGCCACCGAACTGGTGTCGTTCATCAAGGAGCAGGGCGATTTCTGCGTGGGGGTGGCCGCGTTCGCCAACCCCCACGAGACCACGCTCGATCCGGAGCTGGACGCCCAGATCCTTGCGGCCAAGGTGGAGGCCGGGGCCGAGTTCGCGATCACGCAGCTGTTCTTCGAGGCCGAGCGCTATGCCGAGCTTGTCGCGCGGATGAGGGCCATGGACTGCGAGGTGCCGATCATCCCGGGCATCATGCCGCTGACCGTCATCACCCAGATCGAACGCTTCGCCGCCCTGTCCGGATGCCCCCTGCCCGAGCGCTTCGTCGGCGAACTGCGGGCGCTCGGTTCGAAGGAGGAGGTCCGGGCGCATGGGCTGGCGGAGGCGGTGCGGTTGTGTCGGGAGCTGCTCGACGCCGGAGCCCCGGGGCTGCAGTTCTTCACGCAGAACCGCTCCAAGGCCACGCGCGAGGTGCTGGCCGCCCTCAAGGGGCGGGTCTGA